A single genomic interval of Macadamia integrifolia cultivar HAES 741 chromosome 6, SCU_Mint_v3, whole genome shotgun sequence harbors:
- the LOC122081637 gene encoding F-box/kelch-repeat protein At1g23390-like: MVAWEQRLRVAQQTKVLVEEEALIHRDVLEAIILTCLTLLELVVASRVSKAWQGYVSTSLSISPRLKPCKTEDSQNLLYTLSTTGFFFSSDPFDLTWHHVGQPLVWCENPIITRHGSRVFVASGTCNFFDDGPLAIEMYDIVSERWDKCQSMPFLLKDSARVVWHLLHLSLVAEG; this comes from the exons ATGGTAGCATGG GAACAAAGACTACGAGTAGCGCAACAAACAAAAGTActagtagaagaagaagctttgaTCCATAGAGATGTGTTGGAGGCGATAATCCTCACCTGCCTGACACTGCTGGAGCTGGTGGTGGCCTCTCGTGTTTCCAAGGCATGGCAAGGCTACGTCTCCACCTCCCTCTCCATCTCACCTCGTCTCAAGCCCTG TAAGACTGAAGACTCCCAAAATCTCCTCTATACACTCTCCACCACcggattcttcttctcctccgaCCCCTTCGACCTGACTTGGCACCATGTGGGACAGCCACTTGTGTGGTGTGAGAACCCCATCATCACTCGTCACGGCTCCCGAGTCTTCGTCGCTAGTGGCACATGCAACTTCTTCGATGACGGCCCACTCGCTATCGAGATGTACGACATCGTCTCCGAGAGATGGGATAAGTGTCAATCCATGCCATTCTTGCTCAAGGACTCTGCCAGAGTTGTATGGCATCTTCTCCACTTGAGTTTGGTTGCAGAGGGGTGA